The region TCCCGCCGTAACTTTGGCCAAAATTTCCGATCGTCTCAACGAAACCAAACGTCCCATTGCCGGTGTTGCGAAGGGCATGCATGGATAGAAAAACGCTCGGATGATAGGGGTCACTGGCATCGAGTTCGTTTTGCGTGGCAATGAGGTCCGAACGTCCATCCCCATCGAGATCGCATCTCTGCAACGTGTAGCCTCGTCCCAATCCAGGGTCCGGCAGCGGCAGATTTGGGAGTTCCGTATCTGTGAACGTTATGTTGGCGCCGGAAAGAATCGGCTGCACCCAATGCAAGGTGCCGTTGGCGGTATTGACCGATATGGTTCCCGCGCTCCCGGTCATTTGGTTTTCCGCCCACCTGTAAGCGGATTCAAAGCCGTCGATGGTGATAATCGGAGGAGGTAGACCGAAACCCGCGATACTCTGCACAGCCATCTCCTGATAGATCAACTCGTCGATTCCATCGCCGTCCAAGTCCACCACTACCGCAGACCCAGGCAGGCCGCGATTTTCCAGGTCCAAATAACTGACGACTCCGCCTTTTGTGCTCATGGGCACCCGATCGGCGAATCCGGTGCCGGTCGACAATGCCAGATACCATCCTTGATTCTGCGCGGGATTGGAGGTGCCGTAGTTGTGCCACACCAAATCCGATTTTCCGTCTCCGTTGAAATCACCGACGGCCACCGGCCCGGGGCCCCAGCCAAAGACACCCCAAGTTCCAACGGGGGCCGTGTAGCTGCTCCAAGATCCGTCTCCGTTTGGCGTCGCGACGACATAGTTGGTTCCCTCGAGGAAAAGGACGTCGCTGCGTCCATCGCCATTAAAGTCGCCTTGCCAGTTCGCTCGCAACGTGTGGCTGCTCGATGGTTCGAATGCAGCGCCGGGGGCGGATAGCACTGTGGGAGCTGCTCCCCAAGTCACCACCGTTCCCGGTGCTGATTGCAAATCGTAGTTCGCGCTCTGCGGGTTGGCGAACGCGGGGGTGATGGATTTGAGATGGGTGCGCCCTGCGGTAGCGGCGTCCTCATAGGCGAGCGAATATTTCGTGGCCAGCTTGTCGCTCGAACCGACTTTTATGTAACCCTCGATCGAAGCCAACCGTTTCGTGCTGTTTACATGGCGTCCCGCCAGATAGTTTTGTGCAACGTTCGTCCGAGCTTCGTAGGTGAAGGAAAGATAAGCCTGTGGATCGATCGACTCGCTGCCGCCGGTGTAGTCAATCTTCGTGAGGAGATGTTCGCCCTCACCTTGATCAGCGTAGGTGAAAGAGAGGAAATTCCCCGTGCGATCCTCAACACGCTTCAGGGCGTAGGCGTAAGCGGCTCCGGTAGTTTCACCGCCGGCTGACTGAAACCCGTCGGTGGTGTTCGAGTATTTGCCGAAAGTATACTTCATCCCCTCCTTGTCTTCCATGACAAAAGTATCGACATTGTTGTCAGCACCGCTGGCAGAAATGGTCACGAACGAGTCGACCTCGGTGCGATACGTGCTACCCGGTTTGAAATGAGTGTTCGTTGAGCTGGTCAGAATGAGACGTTTCCCTTCGAGGTAGAGTTGATCGTCGGCAGTGAAGGTGACGCCTCGGACTTCGTTATCGCGGGCCAGAATCGAACGACCTCGGGTGATGGCTTGAGGGAAACCCGTCGAGATCGAGAAGCCTACGCCAAGGGGACCATCTCCCGATTGACTATTGTAGGTCAGTGCCAGTTGCGGCTGCACCCCTTGCCGCCCCGGAGGAACCCTGAGCTGTATTGTGTAGTTCGCGGCACCGCGGTTGTCCACGGACACGCTGCCGGGAAGTGTGCCGACCAGATCGGCGGCATCGAGCGCCACCGACGCAGCGAACATTGCCAACAGCGTCGACAGCATGGCAACGCAGCGACGCGGGGAAGGTGAGAAGATCGATCGCATGACCCAAAGAGACTACGGTTTGCTCGAGTCTTTCGACTGCGTGCGGGAAAGAGATTTTTGCAGCATCGTCTGCAAGGCGGCGCGATTTGCGGTCGAATCGGGGTTGGCAACTTCGGGCGCGCGCAGCGGAGCGTGCGCCGCATACATCCGACGCGTGGCTTGCACTTCGGACGCGGTCGCGGGAACAGCGTCCGTTCCGTCAGGAGCGCCCGGAGGCGTGGAAGGTTCGGTCGTCGATGGCTTCGGGTCGACGCGGTCCGCAGAATTGGCAATCGCTGGTTCGGTGACCAGCGCTTCTGCAACCGATGCGATGGGCTCGGAAGTTTTTGGCGCAACGGGCGGCATCGTCTGAACTTGGGCGATGGCTGACGTGGCAGGGACGGTCGTCTTGCGTGCGACCGGGGATGCTTCGTGCGGAGCGTTATGCTGAGAGCGCTGCCATAGCCACAGTCCGGCGATCAGTGCCAGACCGAAGCACAAGACCAACAAATGCCGGACGGAACGGTTTGATGGGTTCATGGCGCGTCAGTGGCGGAGATCGCGCCGGTGGTTTTGTTCACCTTGTAATAAACGGCGTCAGGTGCGGAGAGAACCAAGTTGCCCCCGGGAGGGAGGGCGGAGGCGCTGTCGGCGCGGTTGGTCGGATCGGTGCCCGCAGCGTATTCGGCGAGGTCGGTGCGTCCGTCGCCGTCGGTGTCGGTCGGCGCTGCTGCCGCAGACTTCGGATCGAGGCCGTAGTGGACTTCCCATCCGTCGGGCAAGCCGTCCCCGTCGGTGTCTGCAAGGACGGGGTTGGTGCCAAGGCGATACTCTTGCAAATTTGTCAGTCCATCGCCGTCGGGATCGGCCTTCTGATCGACTTCGGTGACGCCAAAATAGAACCGCTCCCACTCATCGGAGAGCAGGTTGCCGGTGGCCGGATAATCGAACGGGTTGAACTCGATCGCACGGAAGAAAAGTTTCGGCGCGATGGTGTTCTGCCCCGTGTTTGTCGGATCGTAGTCAATCGCCGTCACGACGGTGAAGGGCTCATCTGCACCGCTCGGGTTCGTCGCGGGAAGAAAACTCCAGGTCTGCAAGTCGAGCGAAATCTGGACGAGATAGTGGCGACCGGAGCGGCCCCACCAACTGAAGCGCCACGTCGGCGGGTCGGTGTCGCCAATCGCCATCGTCGCCCCCATGTTGAGATCGGTGACCGTTTGCGAGAAGACGGACGGGATCGCGCCGAAGACTAGGCCAGCAAAAAAAATCAGATACCGAATGCGCTGCGTGTTCATCGCTTCGCCTCCGTTTCCAACCAGAACGTTATGACCGGACTTGGTGGCGGAGCTTTTCTCCGCTTCTCTTCCGCGGCCAACTCGTCGGCTTCCCGTTTGACGAGGTCGCTTCTGAGTTTGGGGCCGTTGAGCTGCGCGTAAGCGTGAAGGTAGTCGAGCAGATCGAGGCCTTTGGGCGCAGTTTTGGAGTCGTTGTTCGATCCGAGCAGAACGTAGTCTGCATGTTCAGCGCTGAGGTGCTTCAAGCCGTCTGTTGAAACGTTGGTGGGGGCTTCGTTATCGACTGCGCACACGAACGGAAACCAGAGAAATACGGCGCCCTTCGTCTCGATGTCGGTTAGCTGCGTTAGCAGGCGAAAATCGATGTTCGAGAGTGCGCGATAGGTTACGCCCTCCTCCTGCCATGACAGTTCTGTCACCGTGCGCGTCCCAACGTAGACATTCGCGGTGACTGTGATCGTCTCGTAAGATTTGGTCGCGCGGCGCGCGGCGGTCGCTTGCTCTTCGACTGTAGGTTCGGGCCGTGGCGCAGGTGCGTGGGCATGGGGAAGAATCGGCGGCTTCACTCGCACAAACGTAACCGTGTGGTCGCCGTGGTTCTCCACCTTGCGCGCGAGCACATCGAATGTCAGCTTGGCGCCAGTCGTGCTTGTCTGCGCTGCCGCGGGCGACGCCAGCAGTAGAGACGCGCACGCACAGAAAGGCCACCCCATCCCGAGGGATATTTTCATGAGATAAATTGAACCGCACCGGTGGCCCGGCCGGCGCGGCATGCGGATACTGCGCCAAACTGCATCGGGCCGACAATACGATTCTTTCGAGTGTGCATCATTTTACGGCATATTGTGCCGTTCTTAAAACTCTCAATTCACGGCATGATGGGGCGTGCCTTCGCCAACCCATATTCGCCGCGATCTCGTGAAGTTCGGCGCAAAACTCCGTCGGGAGCGACTGGCGCGGGAGGTTACTCAAGAACGATTGGCGGAACTGGCTGACTTGAACGTCCGCACGCTCCAAAAAATCGAGGCGGGGGAAACCAACGTTCTCGTGACGACTGCCATGCGGCTGCGCCGTGCGCTCGGCTGTCCATGGGATTCCGTTCTTCAAAAATAGCGCTGCGCTTGATGGAAAAGTGAGCGTCAATGCGGTTGCATCGTGTGCGCTAAAGGTAAACGCCGCGATCGATTGCTCGTAGGATACGCGCCACCTTTAGCCTCCCAGCAGCGGAGCGCATGACATCAAGGGGCGCCTTGTTGCCGAGAGTAGGTGCCGGTAACGGATTTTCTTCGCAGCTCAGTCGCCACCGCGGTTCGATCCGCCGCCCCCTGAATTTCTTTCAAGAAACGTTCAAAGAGGGTGTGTTTGCCAAGGGACTATCCGCGCGCCAAAGCTTGATCGTTTCACCCTTAGGAGATTCGAAAAGCGACATCGGGTATATCTTTTGATCGGTTTGCCGGTCTTGAAGCAGAAGGCCAAGTTTCAACTGCCAAATCTTGAATTGCTCGATCATTGCGACGGTGGTGACTTCGACCTCCCGTCCGTTGCTCCGAATCAGTTGCTCCTGGAAGTAGCCCAAAGAAAAAATCCTAACGTGAAAGCCCTCTGGGGCGTAGGGATCCTCCGATATCCACGCCTCGAGGAGGTGATCTGGGACATCATGTAGCTTCGCATTGGGGTGTGCCCGAATCCAAGCCGTGCTCGCTGCCAAGACCTCCTCGTGAGTCATCGGTTTCATCAACTTACGGTCTAACGCAGGCGGCTGAAGGTCAACCAGAAATGGTCCACCGGTGGACCCAAAACGAGCGGATGTTCGCCTACGATGGCGCGGCATGCCAAAGTCAGGATCATCGCGTCGTAACCTCGCCGGTAAAGTCGTGTTGAGGCTCCGGAAAGCCCAAGGACTCACACGTGAGCAATTGGCCGCAAAGCTGCACATTCGCGGTTGGGACGTGACACGCAAGGTGGTCGAGCGGATCGAAAATGGTCGGCGAGAAATCAACGATCTCGAGCTTCGCGTGTTAGCGCGTGCATTACGTGTCCCTATAGAAACGTTATTTGAATCGAACTAGCGGCCTATCGGTGAATACCGCGTTCATATCACGGCGGAATTTATTCATGGCAGCCGATTCCAGCAAAACGAAGTCTGACGGGGAGAGCGATGTATGGGATGCGGAGCGTCTCTGGATCGAAGGCGGTGAGCCTCGGCGAGAGATGGTCTCCTCCTTCATCGCGTGCGGAGATCTCGTAATTCTCGCGGGCGCACCCAAATCCGGCAAAAGTCTGTTGGCTTCGCAGCTTTGCCTCCAATTGTTGCGCGGCAGCGGCAATCTCTTTGGGCATCCTGCGCTAGCGATTAAACCGGCATCATCAGAGCGTCCGGGGTGGCGCGTGCTTTTCGTGTCTTTAGAAATGGAGCCGGATGCAGTGTGGGGACGTCTGTGCCGACAGGCTGAGAAGCTTGGAGTTTCGATTTTGGAGATACCGGGGGTGGCTCGCGGTTTCGCGAAAGCTCGCCCCAGTGAGGGGCATAAACGCAACGCCGCGCATAGCCCTCTGCCGCTTTTCCATGTGTTCCAGATCAACGGAGAAAAATCGTTTTCTATCAGGCGCCGCTCCAAAAAATCAGGCGTTTCGCTAGACGCTGCAGCGCGCAAATGTTGGCAAGACATCGTCACCCGAGTGCTGCCTGACGTCATCGTGTTTGATTCACTATCTCAGCTCCACGACTGCGATGAAAATGCGAACATAGACATGCGGCATGTGCTCCATGAGCTCGATAGCTTATGCAACTACGAGACGTCCAGTGGGCGTCAAAGACCCGCCAAGGTCATCATCCATCATACACGAAAACCATACGGAGATCGCTCATACGGAGCTACCGCTGCCACCTCGATTCGAGGAGCGTCGTCAATTCATGCCGAAGCTGACCTCGCGATTACCATCACCAAGTTTCAAGGCGTGCGCCGAGATCGCGAGGTCATGCTCACGTGCAGTTCGCGCCACGCAGCGCAGCTCGATAATTTCTCCTTGGAGCGTGAGGACGAGGGTTTGACCTACAAATACAACGGCGGGGAGACGCCCCGCACCGCGCGCCGTCACCACGAGAAGCTGTCCGCGGTCCATCGGATACTTTCGTCGGGGAAGCAAAATCTCACTGAGACTGAGATTATTCAAGGTGTCGCGCTGATAACCCGCGACCGCGGCACGTGGGCACGCATGTTGGTGAAAGACCTTGTTCACGTCGGTTTATTAAAAGAACTCGGCAAGAGCGTGAAAGGTAACCCGGCGCGCTTTGCGCTACCCCCTGAACACACCCGCGATTCTTGGATGAGTCTAGCGCTCGGCCATACGGAGATTAGTGAATCAACCTCACAGTCGAGTCGTGAGCGACCGTGACGTTTACGGAGACCGAAAGCAATGGCATGGCAGCGCCGCAGTCGCCGATGGAAAAAAGCAGGTCCGAGACAAAACCTGATCGGCCCAGCAATTCAGCGCATTCGACGGAAGCACCTGCTCACTCAGGCTGCCCTTGCCTCGAAGTGCTGCGAAAGCGGGTTCGAACTTGGGCCGACGGAAGTTGCCAAGATCGAGTGCGGAGTGCGCTGCATCACGGACGTCGAAATCGCTGCGCTCGCGCGAGTGCTGGCGGTCGAGCCCGGTGAGTTTTTCTTGGCGGAACCAGTCATCGAAGAACCCAATCCGGTGCCCAAGGGCCTTTTGCGTGCTCGACCGCTGGCTAAAAAGTCATAGCAGGCGGGTATTTCCATTATCGGAATAAATAGCCTAACGATATTCAGCCACAGATACTTGCTGTTGGCTGCCCGGCATGGATTCGAACCATGACTAGGCGAGTCAAAGTCGCCTGTGCTACCATTACACCACCAGGCAGTGGAGCGGCCGAAAGAAGAGCGCGCACCGGGGCGGGTCAAGGGCGGAATCGTCAATCCGTTCGCCCCTTCCCGGCGCCTCGGCTTCAGCGGGCGCGTTGCCGGTCAGCCTGCCGTTTTCCCAGCCAGACGCTCAACCCCAGCCACGCCATCGACAACGGCACCGCCACCAGCGAGATGCCCGTGAACCCGAGACCTAGCGCCGCCAGCCCCGCGTAGCTCCAACTCGCGAGCTGGTCGCCGCCGCGATACACCACCGTGTCGATGAAAACCTTCGCCTTGTAGCGGTCCTCGCGTGGCACGACGGTGTAGAGGACTTCGCGCGCCGGCCGCGCCAACGCGAAGTTGCTCACGCGCCGCGCCACCTGCACGACGACGAAAACCGCCACCGTCGGCGCCACCGCCAGCGCCCCGAATCCCGCGGTGCTCAACAGCGGCAGCGCGCCGAGCGTGAGCACGACGCCGGCCCGCGGCATCAGCCGTCCGGTCAGCAGCAATTGGCAGGCGAGGGTCAGCGTGTTCACCCAGAAATCCAAGTCGGCGAAAAACGCCGTGCGCGCCGCACGCTCCGGAAAATGCTGCTCCGCGATCGTCGCCTGCTGGAAATAAAGGAACGTCGACGTGATCGTGTAGAGCAGCATGAACACCGCGATGCCGGCCAGATACGGCGAGCGGAACGTGTGCGTGAGACCCGCGAGCACGCTGCCACCCACCGGCCGCTCCGCCTCCTCGCCCGGCGCCGGCCGCCGAAACGCCGCGCAGACTCCGCCGAGTCGTCGCGACG is a window of Opitutia bacterium DNA encoding:
- a CDS encoding helix-turn-helix transcriptional regulator, with translation MPKSGSSRRNLAGKVVLRLRKAQGLTREQLAAKLHIRGWDVTRKVVERIENGRREINDLELRVLARALRVPIETLFESN
- a CDS encoding helix-turn-helix transcriptional regulator gives rise to the protein MAWQRRSRRWKKAGPRQNLIGPAIQRIRRKHLLTQAALASKCCESGFELGPTEVAKIECGVRCITDVEIAALARVLAVEPGEFFLAEPVIEEPNPVPKGLLRARPLAKKS
- a CDS encoding DUF2384 domain-containing protein, which produces MEPRWRLSCEENPLPAPTLGNKAPLDVMRSAAGRLKVARILRAIDRGVYL
- a CDS encoding AAA family ATPase — encoded protein: MAADSSKTKSDGESDVWDAERLWIEGGEPRREMVSSFIACGDLVILAGAPKSGKSLLASQLCLQLLRGSGNLFGHPALAIKPASSERPGWRVLFVSLEMEPDAVWGRLCRQAEKLGVSILEIPGVARGFAKARPSEGHKRNAAHSPLPLFHVFQINGEKSFSIRRRSKKSGVSLDAAARKCWQDIVTRVLPDVIVFDSLSQLHDCDENANIDMRHVLHELDSLCNYETSSGRQRPAKVIIHHTRKPYGDRSYGATAATSIRGASSIHAEADLAITITKFQGVRRDREVMLTCSSRHAAQLDNFSLEREDEGLTYKYNGGETPRTARRHHEKLSAVHRILSSGKQNLTETEIIQGVALITRDRGTWARMLVKDLVHVGLLKELGKSVKGNPARFALPPEHTRDSWMSLALGHTEISESTSQSSRERP
- a CDS encoding helix-turn-helix transcriptional regulator, whose product is MPSPTHIRRDLVKFGAKLRRERLAREVTQERLAELADLNVRTLQKIEAGETNVLVTTAMRLRRALGCPWDSVLQK
- a CDS encoding MFS transporter; the encoded protein is MPSRPDPLTAVLRRFLVVQPSESRALAWAWLYVFALFLSYYVLRPIRDELGVAGGVKNLPWLFTGTLVAMLAVNPLFGWAVRRWRRDRFIALTYRFFMVNLVAFMVLLAVATPAQHVWIGRAFFIWVSVFNLFVVSVFWSFIVDVFDAEQGKRLFGFLAAGATLGGIAGSALTSGFVEKLGQHWLLFAAIALLEVAVFASRRLGGVCAAFRRPAPGEEAERPVGGSVLAGLTHTFRSPYLAGIAVFMLLYTITSTFLYFQQATIAEQHFPERAARTAFFADLDFWVNTLTLACQLLLTGRLMPRAGVVLTLGALPLLSTAGFGALAVAPTVAVFVVVQVARRVSNFALARPAREVLYTVVPREDRYKAKVFIDTVVYRGGDQLASWSYAGLAALGLGFTGISLVAVPLSMAWLGLSVWLGKRQADRQRAR